Part of the Synechococcus sp. HK01-R genome is shown below.
CTGAAGGAGAAGATTTTGGCATTGGCCTGAAGAATGAACTTGGCGCTGAAGTGGTCTATGCCTTCGGCGATGGTGATGTGAACTTTGCCCTAGGCGATGGCCTCGAGTCTGTCATTGACGGTGTATTTGTTTCAGTCGAAAATAGAAGCGGCTGGGAATCTGATGGCACCTTTATTGGCAATTACACCGATCCATGGCTTGGCTTTGGTTTTAACATTGATCTGCTAAATATCACCTTTTCTGGTGGTCCGCGCTTTTACACGCCGGGAAGTTATTCCGGCTTGTCACAGCGTACCGACTGGGGTGGAGAGATCGAGTTGGACTATCCCATTGCAGACAATGTGGTGCTGTTTGCCCACTGGGAACCCGTCTACACCACGGAAGCCGGCCAGGGCTGGGGCGTTGGCTGGCAGCACCATGTCGGAACAGGGCTCAGCTTGTTGTTCTAAGAACAGCCTGATTTGCGCCGCTGTGCCATTGATTGCCCGGCCCTGTCACTTTCTGGCTGGGCCCAGCCGAATGATCACGCCAGGGTGGTGCAAGTTAGCCATCCCGCCCCCATGCTTCGCCTCCACGGGACCCGCGACAGCCTGCTGGCTGCACTGACAGCCCACTGGGCCGATCAGCAGCTGCAGCTGCCGTCAGGCATCAAGCCCACTGCCGCTCGACCAACTGCTTCTTGCTAACGCTGCCGAGATCCATCCCGGCGCCAAGTTCAACGGCAGCACCGGGATAGGAGAACTCTTCAAAACTGCCGAGCGATCCGCTGTTGGTGCGCATCGTGGGCCAGTTCATCCCCACCGCACCGGTGACATACCAAGGTGAAGCAGCCGGTTCGGCTCGCGCGGGTCGGGCCTGAAGGCTGAAGGCCATCACCCCTCCCAAGCCAAGGCATGACCACCAGAGTCGTCTTGACGCCATCCCCATCACCGTGATCAGCAACACCAATCGGCCGGCCAGACTAAAGCGAGGTCGTCGCCTGCTCACCTCCCCTAACGTCATCCAGCACACGGGTTTCAGCAGGGCTGAACGTTGATGGCTGCGATCCGGCTCCTGGAACTATTGATCTTGCTCACGGCCCTGATCGGCTTCTGCGGGCTGCTGCTGCGCAAAAACCTGATCCAGAAAGTGCTGGCGATGGATGTGCTCGGCAGCGCCGTGGTCGCCCTGTTTGTGCTGCTGGCCGCCCGCACCGGGCTGCGCAGTCCGATCCTGCCCACGGGCGACCAACCCCTCACCCAGGCCCTGCTGCAGAACGCCGATCCGATTCCCCAGGCGGTGATCCTCACGGCGATCGTGATCGGCCTCTCGATTCAGGCCCTGCTGCTGGTGGTGATCAGCCGCCTCTCGGCGGTGGATCCCTGCCTAGAACCGGAGAGCTTTGAAGAATGAGCCCACTCGCTCTCCCCATCACCGCCCTGCTGGGCCCCTACCTGGCCGCCTTTCTCAATGCCCTGCTGCCCTCCCTCGGGCGGCCTTTGTTGCTCGCCTGCAGCCTGAGCAGTGCCGGGCTTGGCCTGAAGGCGATCCTCAGCAGCAGCCCGCAGCTGCTGGCCTGGCTCGGCCCCCTCGGCGTGCAGCTGGCCATCGACCCTCTGGCGGGTTGGTTTCTGCTTCTCGATGGCCTGGTGTTTGGCGCCGTGTTGCTCGATGGCTGGAGCCGACCGCAACGACCCAGCCAACTCACTCTGATGCTCGTGCTGCTGGGTGGCCTGGGCGGGGCCGCTGTGGTGACTGATCTGATCAGCCTTTACGTGACCCTGGAGGTGATCAGCATCGCCGCCTTTCTGCTGATCCTCTCTGAGACCGACACCAACCTCTGGATCGGCCTGCGCTATCTGCTGATCGGCAACACCGCCATGAGCCTGTATCTGGTGGGTGCTGCCTTGCTCTATGCCCAGACGGAAAGCTTCGGCCTCAGCGAGGCCTCAGCGCTGCCCCTCTGCGCGGGCCATGTGTTCCTGCTGATCGGCCTCTTCACCAAAGG
Proteins encoded:
- a CDS encoding cation:proton antiporter subunit C, giving the protein MAAIRLLELLILLTALIGFCGLLLRKNLIQKVLAMDVLGSAVVALFVLLAARTGLRSPILPTGDQPLTQALLQNADPIPQAVILTAIVIGLSIQALLLVVISRLSAVDPCLEPESFEE